In Armatimonadota bacterium, the following proteins share a genomic window:
- a CDS encoding DinB family protein, with protein MNPYLFPSLDKGPIVIERLLGLITPDKVDRPTHPGRFTPREVVAHLADWEPILLGRMKAALLDSGSSIEGIDEGERALAMNYASLDWRAEAGAYADRRNATIAWLRNLSEGDWDKFVVHSERGKQTICDQANLLLGHDLYHIEQVLDAAVGRSVGTW; from the coding sequence ATGAACCCGTATCTGTTTCCATCGCTCGACAAAGGACCGATCGTGATCGAGCGGCTGCTGGGCCTGATCACCCCGGACAAGGTGGACCGGCCGACGCATCCGGGCCGCTTCACGCCCCGCGAAGTGGTGGCACACCTCGCGGATTGGGAGCCAATACTCTTGGGCCGAATGAAGGCAGCGTTACTGGATTCGGGATCGAGTATTGAAGGCATCGACGAAGGGGAGCGGGCGCTCGCGATGAACTACGCTTCCCTCGATTGGAGGGCTGAGGCCGGGGCCTACGCCGACCGTCGGAACGCGACCATCGCTTGGCTCAGGAACCTGAGCGAGGGCGACTGGGACAAGTTTGTCGTGCACAGCGAGCGCGGAAAGCAGACCATCTGCGACCAAGCCAACCTCCTGCTTGGGCACGATCTGTATCACATCGAGCAGGTCCTAGACGCCGCGGTGGGGCGGTCGGTCGGCACCTGGTGA
- a CDS encoding indolepyruvate oxidoreductase subunit beta, with translation MQLNIILAGVGGQGILTIARILSEAAIEKGLHVKQAETHGMSQRGGAVYSHLRISDSEIYSELIPAGRGDLVLAVEPLEALRYVPMLKPSGAIVANTNAVANINDYPPIETVLDHITAFRNHVALDMDKLGRAAGSTLAANVAALGAALPFLPFSASEIESSIERVFQRKGERFIDVNLRALRFGRTAASAYVDALANGALPRSVRSWIEEIPAEMLASDEAPVFAGEPSADVGLSGPEAHAFESILMDAYTEGRRQLYEHEVYRLIELVGAIAPPRHAFVPKGSSISPEVLAQFSGQQVVVKLVSPQVIHKTEAKAVLFVPKEIEAVKLAIDRMVSRHAETSSVAGVLVVEFVEHEVGGLGSELFVGIRASRDFGPVIAAGLGGLETEFLASKLRPGIAAAKALAFEVDAEAFLDLFKKTVAYELLSGQARGHKRVVEDRELLRCFGAFIAIARKFCVDRGEEGPDIGELEVNPFAFVGQKPVPLDGRGRLQPAAKDAPARPKKSVANLLEPSSIAVIGVPSKPDGLGRVILGNILRSGFDARRIWCVKEGVEVIDGVSCVPSIEALPEPVDLLVVSTPSSALPEVIRSATDSGKVRSAILISGGVGETEGTEALRAEVARALSEARAKPEGPVFLGPNCLGVRSASGPYDTFFVPDDKLASGRSLPSMPVAILSQSGAFVVSRLSSFEGFNPKLAVSLGNQADVSLSDLLAYLESKPEITTIGVYLEGFSTLDGLKAARSMKRLAEAGRNIVFYKAGRTESGRTAAQGHTSAIAGDYDICQSALEQSGALVTESFREFSQLLELAVLLDQKQVSGGRVLCMTNAGMEAVAVADALGSSGAAADPGHERNGVRAGLAELTPDLEAGIGAILTAHGLDSIVNPRNPLDLTPMASERVYDEVVRLALDSKDVDCVVVSCVPLAPSLKTLKADLGQADSFPELAKRWLSSGKPVVFVVDSGAQFDPLAAAIRRLEIPVFRSADEAVLRLRRWMEHRLRR, from the coding sequence ATGCAGCTCAACATCATTCTCGCCGGTGTGGGTGGCCAGGGCATCCTGACGATTGCGCGGATCCTCTCCGAAGCGGCGATCGAGAAGGGCCTTCACGTCAAGCAAGCTGAAACGCACGGCATGTCCCAGCGCGGCGGAGCCGTCTATTCGCACCTGCGCATCTCCGATTCCGAGATCTATAGTGAGCTCATTCCTGCAGGGCGAGGGGACCTGGTTTTAGCCGTGGAGCCCTTGGAAGCCCTGCGTTACGTACCAATGCTCAAGCCCTCCGGAGCAATTGTCGCCAACACGAACGCGGTCGCGAACATCAACGACTATCCCCCCATCGAGACGGTGCTCGACCACATCACCGCGTTCCGAAACCACGTCGCGCTCGACATGGACAAGCTCGGCCGTGCCGCCGGTAGCACGCTCGCGGCAAACGTCGCCGCGCTCGGTGCGGCACTGCCCTTTCTTCCCTTTTCGGCCTCCGAAATCGAAAGCTCCATCGAGAGGGTCTTCCAGCGCAAGGGCGAGCGGTTCATCGACGTGAACCTTCGCGCGCTGCGGTTTGGCAGGACCGCGGCCTCGGCCTACGTCGACGCGCTCGCCAACGGGGCGCTCCCGCGAAGCGTCCGAAGCTGGATCGAGGAGATTCCGGCTGAAATGCTCGCCTCCGATGAAGCCCCCGTGTTTGCGGGGGAACCTAGCGCGGACGTTGGCCTGAGTGGTCCAGAAGCACACGCGTTCGAGAGCATCCTCATGGACGCCTATACCGAAGGGCGGCGCCAGCTCTACGAGCACGAGGTTTACCGGCTGATCGAATTGGTGGGCGCTATCGCGCCTCCACGTCATGCCTTCGTCCCCAAGGGCTCCTCGATCTCGCCCGAGGTGCTGGCCCAGTTTTCCGGACAGCAAGTGGTGGTGAAGCTGGTCTCGCCGCAGGTCATCCACAAAACCGAAGCCAAGGCCGTGCTCTTCGTGCCCAAAGAGATCGAGGCGGTTAAGCTGGCGATCGACCGCATGGTCTCCCGGCACGCGGAAACCTCTTCCGTCGCGGGCGTCCTTGTCGTCGAGTTCGTCGAGCACGAAGTCGGAGGTTTGGGCAGCGAGCTGTTCGTGGGCATCCGCGCCAGCCGCGACTTTGGCCCCGTGATTGCGGCGGGCTTGGGCGGGCTTGAAACCGAGTTTCTGGCCTCCAAACTACGGCCCGGAATTGCAGCCGCTAAGGCGCTCGCCTTCGAAGTGGATGCGGAAGCGTTTTTGGATCTTTTCAAGAAAACGGTCGCGTATGAGCTTCTCTCGGGCCAGGCCAGAGGGCACAAGCGTGTGGTCGAGGATCGCGAACTGCTGCGCTGTTTCGGCGCGTTCATCGCCATCGCTCGCAAGTTCTGCGTCGATCGCGGTGAAGAGGGGCCAGACATCGGCGAGCTGGAGGTCAACCCGTTCGCGTTCGTGGGCCAAAAGCCCGTGCCCCTCGATGGGCGGGGCCGGTTGCAGCCGGCCGCCAAAGATGCCCCCGCTAGGCCCAAAAAGAGCGTTGCGAACCTGCTCGAACCGAGCAGCATCGCCGTCATCGGCGTCCCTTCCAAGCCCGACGGCCTGGGGCGCGTCATCCTGGGCAACATTTTGCGCAGCGGGTTTGACGCCCGGCGAATCTGGTGCGTCAAGGAAGGCGTCGAGGTGATTGACGGTGTCTCGTGCGTCCCCTCGATCGAGGCTTTGCCGGAGCCTGTGGACCTGCTGGTGGTCAGCACCCCGAGCTCGGCGCTCCCCGAGGTCATTCGTTCAGCAACGGACTCCGGCAAGGTGCGGTCCGCCATTCTGATATCGGGTGGTGTGGGGGAGACCGAGGGCACCGAAGCGCTCCGCGCCGAGGTCGCGCGAGCCTTGTCTGAAGCAAGGGCCAAGCCTGAGGGGCCCGTCTTCTTGGGGCCGAACTGCCTTGGCGTGAGGTCTGCTTCCGGACCCTATGACACGTTTTTCGTCCCAGACGACAAGCTGGCAAGCGGCAGGTCGCTGCCTTCCATGCCCGTAGCGATCCTCTCGCAAAGCGGCGCGTTCGTCGTCTCCCGGCTCAGCAGCTTCGAAGGCTTCAATCCGAAGCTGGCGGTCTCTCTTGGGAACCAGGCTGATGTTTCACTCTCCGACCTGCTGGCCTACCTCGAGTCGAAGCCGGAGATCACCACTATTGGCGTTTACTTGGAGGGTTTTTCGACGCTGGACGGCCTAAAAGCCGCCCGGTCCATGAAAAGGCTGGCAGAGGCAGGGCGCAACATCGTTTTCTATAAGGCGGGCCGAACCGAGTCGGGGCGAACCGCCGCCCAGGGCCACACCAGCGCAATCGCGGGCGATTACGACATCTGCCAGTCTGCCCTGGAACAAAGTGGCGCCTTGGTGACCGAGAGCTTTCGCGAGTTCTCCCAGCTTCTGGAGTTGGCGGTGCTGCTCGACCAAAAGCAGGTTTCGGGCGGCAGGGTGCTCTGCATGACGAACGCGGGGATGGAGGCCGTGGCAGTGGCCGACGCGCTAGGAAGCAGCGGCGCTGCGGCCGACCCGGGCCATGAGCGGAATGGCGTTCGCGCGGGCCTGGCGGAGCTCACCCCGGACCTGGAGGCCGGCATCGGGGCCATTCTCACGGCCCACGGGCTTGACTCGATTGTGAACCCGAGGAATCCCCTCGATCTCACCCCCATGGCGAGCGAGCGGGTCTACGACGAGGTCGTGCGGCTTGCGCTCGATTCGAAGGACGTGGACTGCGTGGTGGTGTCCTGTGTGCCGCTGGCGCCTTCGCTCAAGACTCTGAAGGCCGATCTTGGGCAGGCCGATTCGTTCCCCGAACTTGCCAAGCGATGGCTATCGTCCGGGAAGCCGGTGGTCTTCGTCGTGGACAGCGGCGCCCAGTTTGACCCGCTTGCCGCCGCCATCCGCCGATTGGAAATTCCTGTGTTTCGATCTGCCGACGAGGCCGTGCTGCGACTTCGCCGGTGGATGGAGCACCGGTTGAGGAGATAG